Genomic window (Vidua macroura isolate BioBank_ID:100142 chromosome 3, ASM2450914v1, whole genome shotgun sequence):
CCTCCTCGAGAGCTCTGATGTCCTCTAGTGCTCCATCATAATCAGGGTCAAAACCGAGCTTGGGGGTGATCACCCCCGTCTTCCGAGCCTGGTTGTGATCAAAGGCAGTGTCCCACCTCGTCAGCTCCGCGCTCAGGTCTGGGAAGCGGCCATCGGGATTTCTGGCTTTGCAGGTGACCAGCTGCTTCAGGACTCTGGATTTGAAGTCACCGGCAAACTCCTCCATGAATTCGACAATTTCATTCATTACTTTGAATCCCTCCAGGGTAGACAGAAAGTCagcgattttttttttgctgtatttgagTTCTTCATAGAAGATGGCCCTGCTGTCAGGATGGTTCTGACTTTTGAGTGGTGACCCAATGCTGTGAATTTTGCTGAGCAGTCTTTCAAGGTCAGGCAGTTTCTTGAGGTACTCACTGACTTCAGACATTTTatctggcactgccaggaggtCCTCGACAGCATCCAAACGATCATTGATGGATTTAGGGTTACAAAGCGGAGCGCAGAGCCACTGTTTCAGGAGTCGCTTCCCAAATGGGGTACAGCAAGAATCAATCCTCTCCAACAAAGTACCTTCTGTGCTTCCATTGGTTCCATTCTGCAGGACTTCCAAGTTCATCAGGGTGACTCCATCCAGCACCATCCGCTGGCCTGTTCTGGCAAACAAACTACTGGAACTCATGGTTTTTGCAGTAGCAATATCCACAGGGACATATTCCTCGAAGTTTGCCTGTGATAACAGCTCCTGATCAATCAGACATTTTTTGAGATAGAAGACACATCCCCCAAGAGCTGACAAAGCTAATTCACTGTTTTCACCAGGAGTTAATCCCAGGGAGTCACTCTCTGAAGTCAGAGATTTGATTACAGAGGGCAGACAACATCCATTTTCAGAATTCTGCTTCTCCTTGAAATATCCTTCCTCAAGAAGGACTTTTAGTGTTTTAGATGCATTCCAGAACTGAGAACCCGAGACCAGCCCTTCCTGAATGCAAGAAACGAGTGAGCCCTTCAGTATCTTCTGTGTGTCCACAGACAGGTTGCCCTTCTCAAACAGCACCTGCACAGGGGTGTAGTGAGCTACCAAAGTCCTAAACCTGGAGCAGTGGCGGTCGTCTGGGAACTGGCCAACGTGGAACTTCCCCATGGAGGTGTCGACGAAGCAGACCCCGTAGACGCGCGTCCCGGCCGagtcctccttctccttcacgCACAGCAGGAACTTGCTGTGGTTCTCGGAGGGGTCGCAGTCCATGACGCTGTAGGTCTGGGTTCCCTTGGTGATGATCCTGCAGATCTCCCGCCGCACCACCTTGTCAAACTTGGTGGAGTGGCCCCCGGACTTGCAGCGCGCCTCCATCATTTCGGGCGTTTCCGTCTGCTCCACGCGCGCCACCTTGTAGCCCTTCTGCACCAGGACGTCGGAGAATCGGCCAAAGGCAGTTTCTGGAAAACCTGAGTGGGCCCAGGAGCCCTTCATGAAGATCAGGCCCAGCTCATTGACGCCAGTGACCGCGTCCATGTGATACAACTCATAGAACTTTCCGACCTTGTAGCAAATCACAGCATCAAAGTTTTGGCTCTTGAGCTGCCACCACCTGCGCACGCCCGGCGTGCACTTGTTGAGGTAATCCTCGGGCACATACAGAGTAGAGGGGTCGTAATTGGGGTCACCCTGACGCCTCCTGTGCGcatccctcctcttcccttcttgCAGCCAGTCAAGCTTTTCGTGCTCCCACACTGAGAAGCCACCAGTGCCTCCACTGCAAGCATTTCCTTGAGATTCAAAACTTTCAGGCGCTGCAAACGATGTCAGCTTAGACTTGGCTTCTGAGGAGACCGTTGCTGCTCTTTTGGGTGTTTCAGAACATTCATTTCCCAAGCTACTCCTTTTAGCAGGCTTTTTCACCTCACTTCTCTTTCGTTTAGAAGGGACTTTTATGGGGCTCTCTGCAACACTCTCTGCCTCTGTCTCTGTGTCAGAAGACTCATTTTCATCCACCCCACTACTGGCTTCCTCActgcttgctgcttctttcccatcaGGCTTGAACTCCACATCAGAGCCATCGTGGTCACTGTCAGAATCCAACACTCTCCTTCTCTTGGCTTTTACAGCTCTTTCCCTGCTCATCACTCGCTTATTGCTTTTCACGTCCTCCTCACTATTGCAGTCTTCACTGTTGCCTGATGCATTTTCACTCATctcctggaaaaataaattattttgtctgtatttattattgtctgtatttatttattctggcTACAAAGATACTGCTGCATAAAGAAGTGCAAAAATGTGCAGTAACACAGTACTTATGATGCTTCAAGCAAGagacagcagagccacagccaaTTCCATCTCAACAGATCTCAGGTTTTTTCTGGATAACTAACTGCCACTGGCCAGTGGCATAATTACTcttatttctgttcttcagagACTCATTCATTACTGTGCTTATGTGATGCTGATGAACAAAGCACTTAAAACtacacaaaagagaaatatggCACATGTAGGAGAAAGAACCTTTTCAGCCTCAAACTttaatggaaaagcagcagtggaGGGACTGTAGTGAGTACAAAGGGCCACTGCACACAACGCCTGGAGTGGCACCTGTCCCTCAGGGCACTGTCACACTGGAGACTGAGTAGATGAGCTAAGGGAAACCACCACCCCACTGACAGTTTCCTCATGCCATTCCTCTCCAAAGAAATCCATCCCAAGGCACAGGGTGCTACTGAAATAACAGCTGAATCAAGACAACATGAATACAATACAATAAAACATCACTTTTTAGTTACTCCTCCAAGACTGCTGTTAACAGTGCAAGAACTGGTATTTTAGCGCTACTCCACAAGATGAGGGTGGGCTCCAAAAATTCAATTTAGTGCCTTAGATGAAACAGTCATAAAGCGATAAATTTATACATTAAGACACACTAAAACTTCAGCTCAAACTTAGGGCAACTTGGACTATGAATAACAGATTGAGAAGATAAAATGATGCatgagaaaaaagcatttctcagTGAAAAAGCAGGTCACCAGGAAGTGATGAGTGAAGAGAGTCAGAGAAGTTAAGTAGATTGTGAGGTCAGTCCTTACCATACAGAACACCAAAGAGACTTGTCTTTCCAACTAGAAAAGATGAGAGACCAGCATATGACCTGACAACACAGaagcagtacaaaaaaaaagacaaatggaTACATATGTGTGCAAGATTAACAAGGAGATAAGCTGTGATTACTGTAACAGAGAACTGCAGGATATTCCTTGCTTAGCTCCAAGTCACAGCTTCTAAGTTCTAGCAATATTTCTGCAAATGACAGCAATTAAGAAACATTTTACCtccatttcttcctcttcctcctctgtgtcTGAAGGCTCATTGCATACTGCCAGTTCAAGCCTCTTGGTTTTATCTTTGCTCATGGCATCATCTGCCAGCACCATGGCTCTTTTAATTTCAGGCTTTGTGCTGTAAAACATACCTCCCTTCATCGTCTCCCCATCTGATGAACCTGTAAAAAACACAGATTTATTAAGAACAAATGCTAAATGCTAGACTTAACATTTGTTAAGTCTAGAATTTAGCCAGTGTTCATAGTTCACTTTTAAATGTATTCAGACAACTAGCATTCATATTCAGATAAGTGAACTTCTGTGCTGCTACCACTCATTCCCACCACATCTTAAATACAGCAACCTATCACTCCTTCATCCTGATGAACTACCCCTGGGGAAAGAATACACATTCACAAATGAAATGCCTACCTACATGAACACTTGAAGAATTGCTTCTATTTCTGTAACTCGTTAGCACATGTGAGCCCTCCTAGGCTGAGCTCTGACTCACACTGACTGTAGTTAATACTGAATTTAacgctggcagagcagcagacagACCTGACCGAGACCACAGGGCTGTTTTGGCAATGGCAGGTAAGCTCAGCCAGAGTTACCTTCACTTTCTAGGCACGAGCCAGCTATGGCACAGACCTCAAAGCTCTGCTGGCCTCCAaactgctgctctgagtgcaGCCAGGCACCCAGCCCAAGCCCATTAGCCAGATTAGCTGATGGCCAATCACGCTGGCCACTCAGCCTGACACTGCAGGGCAGTGAACAAAGCCTGCTATTAATGTCTGCTCcatgccctcctcctcctgccaccagCTGCACACAACACAAACCCAAAGCCAACCAACCCACAGACTGATTTCAGATCCTTTTCCCCACTCCTGTGAATCCCATCACTTACTGAAGCTTCAGCTCTAAACCAGCGGCAGACTTGGAGGAGGCCAAACACCCcagaaacaaatcaaacaaaatcttTACTCACAACCAGCTCAGAGTTCACAGTAGCAAAGCAGGGAGTTACAAGTAGCTGCTTCTACAGCACAAAGGCAACACATTAACAATCCAGATTTCCCTTTTGGTTTTCCAAATGCAACCAGGCGGTCTAAAAGTATTTTGCATTAATATTAAATGTGACTGAACAACgccagaagaaaaatcttctcATGTAATTGAGCTGCCCCTCTCAAGGGTGCAACACCTGCATATTCACTTaaccagctgctctgcacctcCACTCCTTCATGCCCACCTGTTACAGGTCTGGCCTTGTGCTGTCTGCATTTACTCAGGtacaaaaaaataacacaaCCCAAGAAACCTATCCATTTTCTTACCCAAAGACCCTAACACTTCTCCTTTGTATACAAAGATGctttttgtttgaatttaaaGCAAACcaggtattttaaatatttttactcttcTCTGCATTCAACTCTTCTCTGCATTCAACACTTCTCCTGTGATGGATCTGTGTATCTGTGCTTAAACTTCGTTTTGGCAATTTTCTTTTGGTAAACAAATTCCCCTTACCTGTATCTGCTTCTAAGTGCAACTACAAGCTCTCAGAATATTTTGATTGTTTTCAAATACTTTCAGGAAAGACACATATAACCATGGACCAATTTACTTGCAATAAATTATGCTAATGCTCATGGCAATAACATtaccattttaatttaaaactgtgGCTGATGTGCAGCACACTGAAGTTTAGAGGAGACAAAAACGTGGCCATGTGATCACGAGATGGAACGCTGACTCTAAAGAGGGAGAAActatttaaattcagtttttttcaGTGACACAAGCAAATCCTACAGGGCATCAGAAATACTGTATTACATATGAAGTACCTGACTAACAAGACAGTTTACAGCCCATTATTTAGTTTTCAGCAACAgtaaaacta
Coding sequences:
- the MSH6 gene encoding DNA mismatch repair protein Msh6 isoform X1, which codes for MEGYPWWPCLIYNHPTERTILRGKGKSTRVHVQFFDDSPTRGWISVKYLKPYKGSSDGETMKGGMFYSTKPEIKRAMVLADDAMSKDKTKRLELAVCNEPSDTEEEEEEMEEMSENASGNSEDCNSEEDVKSNKRVMSRERAVKAKRRRVLDSDSDHDGSDVEFKPDGKEAASSEEASSGVDENESSDTETEAESVAESPIKVPSKRKRSEVKKPAKRSSLGNECSETPKRAATVSSEAKSKLTSFAAPESFESQGNACSGGTGGFSVWEHEKLDWLQEGKRRDAHRRRQGDPNYDPSTLYVPEDYLNKCTPGVRRWWQLKSQNFDAVICYKVGKFYELYHMDAVTGVNELGLIFMKGSWAHSGFPETAFGRFSDVLVQKGYKVARVEQTETPEMMEARCKSGGHSTKFDKVVRREICRIITKGTQTYSVMDCDPSENHSKFLLCVKEKEDSAGTRVYGVCFVDTSMGKFHVGQFPDDRHCSRFRTLVAHYTPVQVLFEKGNLSVDTQKILKGSLVSCIQEGLVSGSQFWNASKTLKVLLEEGYFKEKQNSENGCCLPSVIKSLTSESDSLGLTPGENSELALSALGGCVFYLKKCLIDQELLSQANFEEYVPVDIATAKTMSSSSLFARTGQRMVLDGVTLMNLEVLQNGTNGSTEGTLLERIDSCCTPFGKRLLKQWLCAPLCNPKSINDRLDAVEDLLAVPDKMSEVSEYLKKLPDLERLLSKIHSIGSPLKSQNHPDSRAIFYEELKYSKKKIADFLSTLEGFKVMNEIVEFMEEFAGDFKSRVLKQLVTCKARNPDGRFPDLSAELTRWDTAFDHNQARKTGVITPKLGFDPDYDGALEDIRALEEDLRKYLDKQRKLLGSKSVQYWGTGKNRYQMEIPESVISRNLPEEYELRSSRKGYKRYWTKEIEKMLAAMVNAEERRDAALKDCMRRLFYNFDKNSKDWQTAVECIAVLDVLMSLAHYSQGGDGPLCRPEILLPRDNAPPFLELRNSRHPCITKTFFGDDFIPNDIVIGIKDEGSSSEASCVLVTGPNMGGKSTLMRQAGLLVVMAQLGCYVPAEACRLTPIDRVFTRLGASDRIMAGESTFFVELSETSSILQHATEHSLVLMDELGRGTATFDGTAIASAVVQELAERIRCRTLFSTHYHSLVEDYSHSGAVRLGHMACMVENESEDPSQETITFLYKFIEGACPKSYGFNAARLADIPEEVIQKGHRKAKEFEKTTISLRIFRYLCQVVDGTTCDANAVRKLTAMIDRL
- the MSH6 gene encoding DNA mismatch repair protein Msh6 isoform X2, whose amino-acid sequence is MEMSENASGNSEDCNSEEDVKSNKRVMSRERAVKAKRRRVLDSDSDHDGSDVEFKPDGKEAASSEEASSGVDENESSDTETEAESVAESPIKVPSKRKRSEVKKPAKRSSLGNECSETPKRAATVSSEAKSKLTSFAAPESFESQGNACSGGTGGFSVWEHEKLDWLQEGKRRDAHRRRQGDPNYDPSTLYVPEDYLNKCTPGVRRWWQLKSQNFDAVICYKVGKFYELYHMDAVTGVNELGLIFMKGSWAHSGFPETAFGRFSDVLVQKGYKVARVEQTETPEMMEARCKSGGHSTKFDKVVRREICRIITKGTQTYSVMDCDPSENHSKFLLCVKEKEDSAGTRVYGVCFVDTSMGKFHVGQFPDDRHCSRFRTLVAHYTPVQVLFEKGNLSVDTQKILKGSLVSCIQEGLVSGSQFWNASKTLKVLLEEGYFKEKQNSENGCCLPSVIKSLTSESDSLGLTPGENSELALSALGGCVFYLKKCLIDQELLSQANFEEYVPVDIATAKTMSSSSLFARTGQRMVLDGVTLMNLEVLQNGTNGSTEGTLLERIDSCCTPFGKRLLKQWLCAPLCNPKSINDRLDAVEDLLAVPDKMSEVSEYLKKLPDLERLLSKIHSIGSPLKSQNHPDSRAIFYEELKYSKKKIADFLSTLEGFKVMNEIVEFMEEFAGDFKSRVLKQLVTCKARNPDGRFPDLSAELTRWDTAFDHNQARKTGVITPKLGFDPDYDGALEDIRALEEDLRKYLDKQRKLLGSKSVQYWGTGKNRYQMEIPESVISRNLPEEYELRSSRKGYKRYWTKEIEKMLAAMVNAEERRDAALKDCMRRLFYNFDKNSKDWQTAVECIAVLDVLMSLAHYSQGGDGPLCRPEILLPRDNAPPFLELRNSRHPCITKTFFGDDFIPNDIVIGIKDEGSSSEASCVLVTGPNMGGKSTLMRQAGLLVVMAQLGCYVPAEACRLTPIDRVFTRLGASDRIMAGESTFFVELSETSSILQHATEHSLVLMDELGRGTATFDGTAIASAVVQELAERIRCRTLFSTHYHSLVEDYSHSGAVRLGHMACMVENESEDPSQETITFLYKFIEGACPKSYGFNAARLADIPEEVIQKGHRKAKEFEKTTISLRIFRYLCQVVDGTTCDANAVRKLTAMIDRL